A stretch of DNA from Spirochaetaceae bacterium:
GATCGATCCTATCAACACGCCTCTCACAAAGTACTTCTGCACGAACGGGTACAGCATCAGCACCGGCACGCTGGCCACCACGATCACCGCGAACTTGATCAGCTCCCGGAGTTGCGCCTGGGTGGCGTCCGAACCGGCGGATATGGCGAACAGGGTGGCATCCATCGAGTTTACCACCAGGATGTTGCGCAGCACGATCTGTAGCGGCACCAGCTTCTGATCGTTCAGGTAGATGAACGCCTCGAAGAAGGAGTTCCACTTGTATACGGCATAGAATAGCGTGTTCACCGCGACTATCGCCCCGGAGATCGGCAGCACCACGTGCCAGAAGAACTGGATGTCGCTGCTGCCGTCGATCTGTGCCGCCTCCAGCAGCTCCTCCGGGACGTTCACCTGGAAGAAGGTGCGGGTGATGATCACGTTCCAGGCCGCCACCGCGGTGGGGATCAGCATCGCCCAGCGGGTGTTGATCATGCCGGCGTCGCGCACCACCAGGTAGGTGGGGATGATGCCGCCGTCGAAGATCATCGTGAACACGAACAGGAACATGTAGATGTTGCGGCCGCGGAAGCGGCGCCGTGACACCGGGTAGGCGGCGAGC
This window harbors:
- a CDS encoding carbohydrate ABC transporter permease; translation: MSSLVSAGPAGASAAPPAQPTTRRRIRGSRADQVYDVCNVIALTVIALGVLYPLVYIVSSSFSNPAAVTSGRVWLWPVEPSLIAYERVYNYPTIWRGYANTIFYTVFGTAISVTLTLLAAYPVSRRRFRGRNIYMFLFVFTMIFDGGIIPTYLVVRDAGMINTRWAMLIPTAVAAWNVIITRTFFQVNVPEELLEAAQIDGSSDIQFFWHVVLPISGAIVAVNTLFYAVYKWNSFFEAFIYLNDQKLVPLQIVLRNILVVNSMDATLFAISAGSDATQAQLRELIKFAVIVVASVPVLMLYPFVQKYFVRGVLIGSIKG